A region of the Triticum aestivum cultivar Chinese Spring unplaced genomic scaffold, IWGSC CS RefSeq v2.1 scaffold87986, whole genome shotgun sequence genome:
AGAAATACATACTACTTCGAAGACATACAACGTACTACTTCCGAGAATTACTACATTCTACTTAGTCCTTACTACTTAATACAAACTACTCCCCCTAGATACTACATACTATTTTTGAGAGGTACTACACTCTCCTTCCATGATAATTGCCCCTCCTAGATGATTGTCGTTTTTCTACACAGATACGCAGTCCTCACAGCATACGCTACGAGTCAGGACCATGTGTGCACGCGCCCCCTTGTACTCCTGTTTCTGGTAGAGTGTTCAACTCCCTCGTTAACTTGGAGACACCAAAATTTGACATGGGATTGAGTCAACTTGAGCCTGGTGACAACACCACAGTGTGTAACCAAGTCACCCGAGTCACTGCAAACTTATCGGCACAGTTTGACATGGCAGCTGAGACAACCGTAGTGCCAGATACACCAGATCAACCTCAACAAGCTCCACAATCAGGTAAAACCAGGAAGTAATTCACTTTCATTCAACAAATGTATGAAACAGTAACGCCCATTGTGTCATCATTTTTCAGATTTTCCTGACCCTACTCCTACTTCCATATCGCCTCATTCTTTACTGCAAGAGACGAGTGCAATAAGGATTTCTATCCATGAGGAATGCGGTCTCCCGAAAGTACAACCCAAAACAAGGAGGAGAATCATTGGGGTACCATCTGATATGCTTCTAGACATACCAAAACGAGTAATAAAACCAAGCAGAATGGTGAAGTCCCCATTTCTTTGCAAACAGTACCAATGTGTCAGGCTTGATGTCCAGGCACAAGAAGATTTATTCACATATACAAACTCAATTTCTGCTGCCGACCAACTGAGGTTAGTATTATTTGTTTTACTGTTTATACATGTCCGAAGTATTATAACTCACTGTGACTACTGCCATTCTTTTTCCACAGAAAAATTTGGCTACACATATCTGATCCAGTCCCAAGGTTCCTAAAATTGCAACAGATACAAGAAGCCCTCGCATTTGACGCTGAAATGCAAGATGATGCATTCAATGTTGCTGTCCAAGCACTATTCGAGGATGAGGTGCACAGATTCGGGGGAACAGATTTCCTAGGCTGGAGGCACTTCTTGAATCAAGATTTCGCGGTACGTCACATTTAGAAGTTCAACTATACAATAGCACACACTCATCACTAATCACGATAAATGCAAACAGATGCACGCAACCGCTGGTGGCGCAGACTGGAACCCCGAGGATCATGTCTACTTATTCAACGACATTCACATACCATACGACGTCTCAAAAAGCCGTCTGGTAGATTCACCACCCATGCCTCACTAACAACCTAGATACTCCAAACTAAATTCTAACATATTGTTTTCAAATTTGTAGATATATATCCCTCTCCACCAACCGTTTCATTTCTCAGTCTACGCATTTGATATGGAGAACGAGAAGATTCAGATCATGGACCCCTTAAGAGATACAAGCAAAGGAGGGCAGGACATTGAAG
Encoded here:
- the LOC123177413 gene encoding uncharacterized protein, which produces IRSPHSIRYESGPCVHAPPCTPVSGRVFNSLVNLETPKFDMGLSQLEPGDNTTVCNQVTRVTANLSAQFDMAAETTVVPDTPDQPQQAPQSDFPDPTPTSISPHSLLQETSAIRISIHEECGLPKVQPKTRRRIIGVPSDMLLDIPKRVIKPSRMVKSPFLCKQYQCVRLDVQAQEDLFTYTNSISAADQLRKIWLHISDPVPRFLKLQQIQEALAFDAEMQDDAFNVAVQALFEDEVHRFGGTDFLGWRHFLNQDFAMHATAGGADWNPEDHVYLFNDIHIPYDVSKSRLIYIPLHQPFHFSVYAFDMENEKIQIMDPLRDTSKGGQDIEARHSKTKNHIAKALQDCMVISFPDWKRNISSWQHEFPTNIPATANRIDTAFHVLHIMRNWDAKCLVNPVSSDSRDLRKVFLANLLSFTSNEAILPESVNYYIKALRRN